CCTGCACCAGCATGGCCTGCTCGCTGGATTCGACCAGCTTCCAGTCGCCCAGGCCGAACTCGTCGGATTCGATCATCTGGCGGATCGACTCGTTCGCCGGCGAGCCGGAGGCGATGCCGTAGAGCTTGCGGTCGAACTTGTCGGCATGCTTGTCCAGGTCGGCGAAGGTCTTCACCCCGGCCTCATAGGCATAGGTCGGCACGGCCAGGGTGTATTCGGTGCCCTCGAGGTTCTGCGCCAGCTTGGCCACCTGGCCACTGGCGACGAACTTGTCGTAGTTGCTCTGCTGCGCGGGCATCCAGTTGCCGAGGAACACGTCGACCTGGCCCTTTTGCAACCCGGCGAAGATGATCGGCACCGCCAGGGTCTGGCTCTGCGCCTTGTAGCCGAGGCCCTCGAGCAGGAAGCCGGCGACGCCGTTGGTCACCGCGATGTCGCTCCAGCCCGGATCGCCGAGCTTCACCGTGGCGCAACTCGCGTCCTCGGCCTGGGCCTGCATGGCGCCGGCCGCCAGGATCAGGCCGCCGGCCAGTGCTGTACTGAATCTGTTCATGCCTAGTCTCCGCTTTGTCGCTCTTGTTCTGAGGGTGAAAGGCAGGCGCAACGCTGGCGGCGCCTGCCGGGGGCTGGGTTCAGGGCTGGGGATAACGGGCGCGGCGCTCCA
The genomic region above belongs to Pseudomonas benzenivorans and contains:
- the choX gene encoding choline ABC transporter substrate-binding protein; its protein translation is MNRFSTALAGGLILAAGAMQAQAEDASCATVKLGDPGWSDIAVTNGVAGFLLEGLGYKAQSQTLAVPIIFAGLQKGQVDVFLGNWMPAQQSNYDKFVASGQVAKLAQNLEGTEYTLAVPTYAYEAGVKTFADLDKHADKFDRKLYGIASGSPANESIRQMIESDEFGLGDWKLVESSEQAMLVQVGRAVKRDQFVVFLGWTPHPMNVNYDMKYLKGGEKYFGESGSVNTLARKDYAAQCPNVGKLLSNLRFTQQMENSIMDQVLSKQASNAEAIKAWVKANPAVLDGWLQGVTTRDGGDALAAVKARL